The genomic window TAATTGAATATGCATGTTGACAAAGCAAGTAAACAGAGAAGAGAAAAATAGGAAGCTTATACAAAAAATAATTCTCCTTGATTATGATGATTAGAACACATGAATTATAAGAGTTCTTTGCACGATGATAAATATAGTGGAATGAGACTCAAGAAACCAAGAAGGGAAAtgtaactaattttaatagacTCTAACAGCTAGTATACTTCCAATACATATGGTGTTTCAAGTCAAACTCGATGCTTTTCCGCCATCACCATTGTACACATTCTTCCATGAAAAGTTTTACACTGCCTACACAATTTGTGGTTAATTTGTCTAAACAATGAGAGGTGAAAGAAATCAAAGAATAGACCAACCATTTATATTTATGTCAAGGTGAATTATACGGTAAAAATATAAGTttacagatttttttttttatgggatGAAAGAGAAATTGAAAAGGTAAGATTCACactttgaataataataaaataataaaaaataattataaaaaaaattattttttctctcTATACTTTTTCAATCTATATAGTAGAGTGTTCGGTACtcaaattattgaaaatttaGGCATGTGAAAAGACACTTTACTCCATAGCTGATGAGCCACACTGATATAATCATATGCACGCACTTCTACACAAAATTGGTCAATGCTACCACGGTCAAACAAATCCGATCGTCCACATCCTCGCGTTGACCGTATGATTACTTGATCgcttaaattaaaattataaacttCTGGTTATATTATACAATTTATCCTAATATATATGATCCAAGCAAtgtcgatttttttttttaatattataaaaaccGATTCATGTTATTCCGATTCCAAACAATATTATTATTGATGAACACTGCTATTAACACAACCAACATATATATAGGCTGTGGAAAGCAAACTCTACGACAATATTAATAACGTTGTCTTGGAGTTTCGTTGTAGTGCCCAACTATAAGATATAAAGTCACATGGCTCCACTCTTAGTTATCAACATTTGAGAGTGTCACTTGTTGGGTTGACATATtagttttctcattttttttttttacttgtgaAAAATATGTTAAATGGCAGTAAACAAAATTTTTATGCCGAAATATATTTTTTCCATGGATATTAGGAAAAAATAAATTTCATAATTGATTATGAAAATAAATTACTCTTGAGAAGATAATTTTGTTATTAGTGAAAAAAATCTTTTGTATATTTGAGTTTCTACACTGTATTTTAACTAATAATATCACTTAGCATGCATAACAAAAAAAAAGGCTTTAATTAGAGCagtaatgaaaaataaataaagaaaatgatAGTCAACAATCATCTAAATACAAAGGCCATTTAATACTTGCTGGCCAGCCAACTAACTGTACCATCGTATCGTATATATATACGTTACATAGTTGACACGTAAAAAAGTCGTAAGTAAGCTGTTATCAAGTAAAACATTCACTCATAAATATTATGACTAGCCAAATTTTATGGTCCTCCTTACAATCCTTCTTGATCAATAATCCTCCTAGGAAGTTATGTTAAATTGAGAATACATACATACATTTTAAGTGCAATAAATAATGTGTTGGAACATTTTAAATGTCAGTattgaataataaaatattacaattaattatAATCTGTAATAGATAGatgaatatttaatttttatattagatAAGTTGTTATAAGAACATAAGAACATATACAGCCCAACAGCAGAACAGCAGCCTTCACAGCCTTCAGTAAATGTACTATAAATATTTATGGCAGTAGATTTTACTCACTACTTACATAGCTCATCAACTTTTCCTGGCAAATATGCAAACTTGTTATAACAAATGATATTTACTGTATTCACAAAAAGTATACACagataataaaaaatcaataactaaattagttactatatatgttatttaattcattttaaatttatattttatattttaatatttatttgatataaataattaatttggcATATGGTTTTTTATACACATttggtggtttttttttttatatatttaacatAATTattgttgtatgtatatataataaATGCCTTTGTCTTTTTCCGTTGAGGTTTGGAGGCGATCTTCTCGGGCCgaattattttctttatttatccGCCCTTTTACGTATTTGTTCAGGAGAACTTGTTGGGCTAGTATTTCGAGTAGATCTCTAGCTATTATGCACTCGTCCATTGTATGGTCAAACTTCTGGTGAAAAACTCAATGCTTAGTTTTGTCAACGAACTTTTGATCTTGGTAACTTCCTGCTCTGCTTGGAGGCTTTATTATCTTGGCGTGGAGGATATCTCCTTTATGATATCCTCTCTTTTGGCGTTGAATCGTGTATAAGTATCAAATTTTGGACTGAGCTTGAACGGTTTCTTGGCANNNNNNNNNNNNNNNNNNNNNNNNNNNNNNNNNNNNNNNNNNNNNNNNNNNNNNNNNNNNNNNNNNNNNNNNNNNNNNNNNNNNNNNNNNNNNNNNNNNNNNNNNNNNNNNNNNNNNNNNNNNNNNNNNNNNNNNNNNNNNNNNNNNNNNNNNNNNNNNNNNNNNNNNNNNNNNNNNNNNNNNNNNNNNNNNNNNNNNNNNNNNNNNNNNNNNNNNNNNNNNNNNNNNNNNNNNNNNNNNNNNNNNNNNNNNNNNNNNNNNNNNNNNNNNNNNNNNNNNNNNNNNNNNNNNNNNNNNNNNNNNNNNNNNNNNNNNNNNNNNNNNNNNNNNNNNNNNNNNNNNNNNNNNNNNNNNNNNNNNNNNNNNNNNNNNNNNNNNNNNNNNNNNNNNNNNNNNNNNNNNNNNNNNNNNNNNNNNNNNNNNNNNNNNNNNNNNNNNNNNNNNNNNNNNNNNNNNNNNNNNNNNNNNNNNNNNNNNNNNNNNNNNNNNNNNNNNNNNNNNNNNNNNNNNNNNNNNNNNNNNNNNNNNNNNNNNNNNNNNNNNNNNNNNNNNNNNNNNNNNNNNNNNNNNNNNNNNNNNNNNNNNNNNNNNNNNNNNNNNNNNNNNNNNNNNNNNNNNNNNNNNNNNNNNNNNNNNNNNNNNNNNNNNNNNNNNNNNNNNNNNNNNNNNNNNNNNNNNNNNNNNNNNNNNNNNNNNNNNNNNNNNNNNNNNNNNNNNNNNNNNNNNNNNNNNNNNNNNNNNNNNNNNNNNNNNNNNNNNNNNNNNNNNNNNNNNNNNNNNNNNNNNNNNNNNNNNNNNNNNNNNNNNNNNNNNNNNNNNNNNNNNNNNNNNNNNNNNNNNNNNNNNNNNNNNNNNNNNNNNNNNNTTTCCTCCTCATGCCAGGGTAGTTTTTTGTCGACCTTCGTGCTTCACGGAGCTCTTCAATCTCCATTTGCCTGATTGCTTTTTCTCAAAACTCAACTAGTGTTTTCGGTTTTGCTACTACATTTGTTTTTTAGAATTTGCCAAGATAAAATCCGCTCTTGATTGCATGCAAGTGGACATCCAAACTGAGGTTTGGAATCTCCATAGTTGATTTTGCGAATCGAGTCACGTAATTTTTGAGGCTTTTTGTGTTGTCGCTGGTGTTAAGATAGTCCGATCTATGAACATATATTTTTGATGTAGCGAAGTGGTTAGTAAATACTTCCGACAAATCTCAAAATTGGATTGGAAATAGATTCTGTAGCCAacttaaaaaatcaaaataaagtaaCACCATTTAAAAAAGTAGGAAAAGATCGACATAAATAATATAAGATCAGAAACATCCTTAAAGAACATTATTGCCTGAAATTTAGTATTGTGAATATGTGTGATGGTTggttttatataataataattgttaACTGATGCTCTGCATGGCCGACCTTATCTCTTCTGTTGCCGAATTATTAGTATGTTGCCATTTTCTCGTTTAATTTAGCCGAGGTATAGGGTATATATCAATAACATAAAATTTtgtactttatataattttatcatatgtataaCACAATTTACCATTTGTTCCAAACAAATCAAATGTAGGAGTGAACTTTTAAATTTGAATAGATAGACCTTGAACCTGAAGCTCTTGCGAAGAAAACTGCAATGAGGTATCTATTACTGAAAAATGATTAGCGTGGCATCCACATTCCACAAAGTCACCTTTATATTATGACAAAAACATCAATGCCCTTCAATTCGATCACAAAAAaacatatattattatattgCTCCCAGATAGCATGATACAGCATCAACATTTGCGCCTACTCTTTCTAAAATAGCCTCATTTCCAGCCCCTGGAACAATGCCTAAATGGATAAATGAATTTAGTCAATGCTATCTATATGGATTGTTGACAAACTCTGAATAGTCAATGCTAGTGTTGACATGGACTTTAGCGACTTGGTCTTAATCTGATTTAAAAGGGGCATCTATATTAGATAGTCATATACAGATGAGAATCATTATATTTCCATATGTGGGAGATATTTCAATGATTAAAAAGAAATACAGTACAATGTTTGATCCTTTTTACTTTGATTCATGCTTTATTTGAATAGGAGTAATATGTAATGATTTTGTTGAGCAGATTTGATTGGGAGGTAATAATTTAGAAAGAAAGAAGCGTAAGGAAATAATAAAAGAGGGTACAGGTTAGCGATAGTTAGATAGGAAGAGAGGGCAGTTATGAAAATTAATAGCAAGTTAAGTGAGCGTTGAGTGACGTGAAGTGTGACATTAAATCGACTCATCTGCCACCCCATGGAGACCCCCTTTGCCTTTATAACCAGACCTCCCACTCCATCAATCACAATTCACAACTCACATTGtcttccatcatcttctgaatcAAGATGCCTCCCATGTTGCCGGATTTCTCCAACTCCGTGAAGCTCAAGTATGTCAAGCTTGGATACCAATACCTTGTTAACCACATTATCACACTCACCCTCGTTCCAATCATGCTGGGAGTCTCCATTGAGATTCTACGCTTAGGCCCCCAAGAGATCCTTAATCTCTGGAATTCCCTGCACTTCAACCTCGTTCAGATCCTCTGCTCCGCTTTCCTCATCATCTTCGTTGCCACCGTCTACTTCATGTCAAAGCCACGCACAATTTACCTCGTTGACtatgcttgcttcaagccaccgGTAACATGCCGGGTCCCCTTCGCCACCTTCATGGAGCACTCAAGGCTCATCCTCAAGAACAACCCCAAGAGTGTGGAGTTCCAGATGAGGATCCTTGAGCGCTCCGGCCTCGGCGAAGAGACCTGTCTTCCTCCTGCCATTCACTACATCCCTCCCAAGCCTACCATGGAGGCGGCTCGCGGCGAGGCCGAGCTTGTCATCTTCTCAGCCATGGACTCTTTGTTTAAGAAAACCGGCCTCAAGCCTAAGGATATCGACATTCTCATAGTGAATTGCAGCCTCTTCTCTCCAACTCCTTCCTTGTCCGCCATGGTTATCAACAAGTACAAGCTCAGGAGCAACATCAAGAGCTTCAACCTTTCGGGGATGGGTTGCAGTGCGGGTCTCATCTCCATAGACCTAGCGCGCGATCTTCTTCAGGTTCATCCCAATTCCAACGCCGTGGTTGTCAGCACTGAGATTATCACGCCCAACTACTACCAAGGCAACGAGAGAGCCATGCTTCTTCCGAACTGCTTGTTCAGGATGGGCGGCGCCGCCATCCTCTTGTCGAACCGGAGATCGGAACGGAGAAGAGCCAAGTACAGATTGGTCCACGTGGTTAGAACTCACAAGGGTGCCGATGACAAAGCCTACCGTTGTGTGTTCGAGGAAGAAGACAAAGAAGGAAAGGTTGGGATTTCGCTGTCCAAAGACCTCATGGCCATTGCAGGGGAAGCTTTGAAGTCCAACATCACAACCATGGGTCCGCTTGTTCTTCCGGCATCGGAGCAGCTTCTCTTCCTTCTGACACTCATTGGGAGGAAAATCTTCAACCCTAAGTGGAAGCCATACATCCCTGACTTCAAGCAAGCTTTCGAGCACTTCTGCATCCACGCGGGTGGACGCGCTGTTATCGACGAGTTGCAGAAGAATCTTCAACTGTCGACGGAGCACGTGGAAGCTTCCAGAATGACCCTTCACAGGTTCGGCAACACTTCGTCTTCTTCTCTGTGGTATGAACTGAACTACATTGAATCCAAAGGGAGGATGAAGAAAGGGGATAGGGTGTGGCAGATTGCTTTCGGGAGTGGGTTCAAATGCAACAGCGCCGTGTGGAAGTGTAACAAGACCATTAAGACCCCCATTGATGGACCTTGGGCTGATTGCATTGATCGTTACCCTGTTCACATTCCTGAGATCGTTAAGCTCTAGACACTCTTACACACGTACAGCCTTTCTTGCTTTCTTTCGATGAAGATCAAGATGATGATTAAATTAGTCATGTTTTAAGCCCTGTGATTTGTCTGTCATACTTGTTATCTTTCATATttgtattattgttatttttcaatCGACTTACAAGACACTTTGCATGCAACTTCTTTGTGGATTCAAAATACAACTCCAATTTCCTAAGCTTGTAATTAGGACTTGATCATCAAGTGTCAGAAGTAATTCAAGTGTATGTATTTGTGTAATTAATTGAGTCGTCAGATCGAATCACTGTAACATTATTAAACCGGTGATAATAAATTAGTAATTGCCTGTTTGTGCACTAAAATAATCATCATGACTTGCTTTAATTAGAAATACCTACCCGTAATAAAATATCTAATATATATTCAGATATGCAGTTGGCAAGTTATCCTTTTCTTATGATATGGTGGTTTTCAATTGCTCTGTCGCCTTGGTGCTGTGTGTATGCATTAAATTGAAAGGTTCTCTTTTGTTTTACACTCTGGGTTTTGTCAATGTTGCCAATGGGGTTTTGTTGACATGGTCCATGCATCATTGGAGCTTTTTCATTGGGGCGTGGGGGATTTGAACATGATCATCCAATTAATACTTTGGACCAGAGAAAGGTTAAAATTGGGGAAAATCACATGAACATTTATTTATGCTTTAACGTGAATTTCAGAATACAAGTGATGGGACTACAAAATTGACACATTCACATATATATATAGGATTAATATAAACTAAGTAGTAGAAAATGCCAAGATATGTGATCATCGGCAGCTAGCTAGCTACCCGGCCCCCCAGACCACCAATTATATATCTATGACATCCAAAAGTGTATACATCCTTAAATCATTGGAAATTTGGACCAACTTAAACGTCTATATTTTACTCTTGCGTTTTGTCACTACTATAGACCTCTGTATTTTTTCAACAATCAAAAGGTGTTTTTTAGCATTTTAAGTGTATACAAGTAGATATATTTCTGCTGCTATTCAAATCCTTGAACCGACGAACAATGTTAGGAATTAGACAAGGAGACATGACATATATACTCCCACCTTCATCAGTATCTAATATTATTCTTAATAATGACTCGGAAAATTTGCATAATTAAAAATTTGTGTGTTGGCCAACTATCAAGCGGAGGTACtaaattcttaattttttatactattttagtgtaaatcaaatttaaaaatttacccatccaaaaatttaaaatattaaaacaatTGTGACTGAATNNNNNNNNNNNNNNNNNNNNNNNNNNNNNNNNNNNNNNNNNNNNNNNNNNNNNNNNNNNNNNNNNNNNNNNNNNNNNNNNNNNNNNNNNNNNNNNNNNNNNNNNNNNNNNNNNNNNNNNNNNNNNNNNNNNNNNNNNNNNNNNNNNNNNNNNNNNNNNNNNNNNNNNNNNNNNNNNNNNNNNNNNNNNNNNNNNNNNNNNNNNNNNNNNNNNNNNNNNNNNNNNNNNNNNNNNNNNNNNNNNNNNNNNNNNNNNNNNNNNNNNNNNNNNNNNNNNNNNNNNNNNNNNNNNNNNNNNNNNNNNNNNNNNNNNNNNNNNNNNNNNNNNNNNNNNNNNNNNNNNNNNNNNNNNNNNNNNNNNNNNNNNNNNNNNNNNNNNNNNNNNNNNNNNNNNNNNNNNNNNNNNNNNNNNNNNNNNNNNNNNNNNNNNNNNNNNNNNNNNNNNNNNNNNNNNNNNNNNNNNNNNNNNNNNNNNNNNNNNNNNNNNNNNNNNNNNNNNNNNNNNNNNNNNNNNNNNNNNNNNNNNNNNNNNNNNNNNNNNNNNNNNNNNNNNNNNNNNNNNNNNNNNNNNNNNNNNNNNNNNNNNNNNNNNNNNNNNNNNNNNNNNNNNNNNNNNNNNNNNNNNNNNNNNNNNNNNNNNNNNNNNNNNNNNNNNNNNNNNNNNNNNNNNNNNNNNNNNNNNNNNNNNNNNNNNNNNNNNNNNNNNNNNNNNNNNNNNNNNNNNNNNNNNNNNNNNNNNNNNNNNNNNNNNNNNNNNNNNNNNNNNNNNNNNNNNNNNNNNNNNNNNNNNNNNNNNNNNNNNNNNNNNNNNNNNNNNNNNNNNNNNNNNNNNNNNNNNNNNNNNNNNNNNNNNNNNNNNNNNNNNNNNNNNNNNNNNNNNNNNNNNNNNNNNNNNNNNNNNNNNNNNNNNNNNNNNNNNNNNNNNNNNNNNNNNNNNNNNNNNNNNNNNNNNNNNNNNNNNNNNNNNNNNNNNNNNNNNNNNNNNNNNNNNNNNNNNNNNNNNNNNNNNNNNNNNNNNNNNNNNNNNNNNNNNNNNNNNNNNNNNNNNNNNNNNNNNNNNNNNNNNNNNNNNNNNNNNNNNNNNNNNNNNNTAAATTATATTCGTT from Arachis ipaensis cultivar K30076 chromosome B09, Araip1.1, whole genome shotgun sequence includes these protein-coding regions:
- the LOC107618180 gene encoding 3-ketoacyl-CoA synthase 6 (The sequence of the model RefSeq protein was modified relative to this genomic sequence to represent the inferred CDS: added 114 bases not found in genome assembly) codes for the protein MRRNSIDMEKERITAEMDFKNSSSAVIKIRRKLPDFLQSVKLKYVKLGYQYLVNHIITLTLVPIMLGVSIEILRLGPQEILNLWNSLHFNLVQILCSAFLIIFVATVYFMSKPRTIYLVDYACFKPPVTCRVPFATFMEHSRLILKNNPKSVEFQMRILERSGLGEETCLPPAIHYIPPKPTMEAARGEAELVIFSAMDSLFKKTGLKPKDIDILIVNCSLFSPTPSLSAMVINKYKLRSNIKSFNLSGMGCSAGLISIDLARDLLQVHPNSNAVVVSTEIITPNYYQGNERAMLLPNCLFRMGGAAILLSNRRSERRRAKYRLVHVVRTHKGADDKAYRCVFEEEDKEGKVGISLSKDLMAIAGEALKSNITTMGPLVLPASEQLLFLLTLIGRKIFNPKWKPYIPDFKQAFEHFCIHAGGRAVIDELQKNLQLSTEHVEASRMTLHRFGNTSSSSLWYELNYIESKGRMKKGDRVWQIAFGSGFKCNSAVWKCNKTIKTPIDGPWADCIDRYPVHIPEIVKL